The Brachionichthys hirsutus isolate HB-005 unplaced genomic scaffold, CSIRO-AGI_Bhir_v1 contig_247, whole genome shotgun sequence genome includes a window with the following:
- the LOC137912807 gene encoding leucine-rich repeat transmembrane neuronal protein 1-like: MLMDFLLIGLYLKWPLKKPPVLVLCLLGIFLRTVPLVESACPRLCRCDSKLLYCEGLNLTDIPRNLSSAMGLSMRENNLTELREGQLTGLSQLTWLYLDHNNIDIVEEGAFDRLRRVKELDLSSNRIESLPNGTFRPLPNLRILDLSYNRLQALEPDLFHGLRKLNNLHLRYNALKFVPVRIFQDCRSMQFLDLGYNQLQSLARNSFAGLFKLTELHLEHNELVKVNLAHFPRLISLRTLYMHNNHATIVVNTLDWTWHFLEKIDLSANEIEYIEPHVFESAPNLKVLMLDSNRLTFVDQHILDSWSSLESITLAGNDWECSRNVCALASWLSAFRGQRDNALLCSSPDTAQGEDVLDAVYAFQLCEDPPMEATTGLYASTRDLALGGSVFLGPFTPNPYEGEGSEVITSSFTVTVGHDDLESTMQIHKVVTGTMALIFSFLILVLMLYVAWKCFPAGVRHVRQCFSNQRRKQKQKQSMQQMAAISAPEYYVDYKPNHIEGALVIINEYGSCTCQQQPSRECEV, translated from the coding sequence ATGCTAATGGATTTCCTTCTAATTGGACTGTACTTAAAGTGGCCACTGAAGAAGCCCCCTGTGTTGGTACTGTGTTTATTGGGCATTTTTCTAAGAACAGTTCCCTTGGTAGAGAGCGCTTGTCCAAGGCTGTGCCGCTGTGACAGCAAGCTGCTGTACTGCGAGGGGCTCAACCTTACAGACATTCCTCGCAATCTAAGCAGTGCCATGGGCCTCTCCATGAGAGAGAACAACTTGACTGAGCTACGGGAAGGCCAACTGACTGGTCTTTCACAGCTAACCTGGCTCTACCTAGATCACAACAACATCGACATTGTAGAGGAGGGAGCATTTGACAGGTTAAGAAGGGTCAAGGAGCTGGACCTTAGCAGCAACCGAATTGAGAGTTTGCCAAATGGCACCTTTAGGCCCCTCCCAAACCTGCGCATATTGGACCTCTCATACAACAGGCTGCAGGCATTAGAGCCAGACCTCTTCCATGGCCTTAGAAAGCTCAACAATTTGCATTTGCGCTACAACGCTCTAAAATTTGTGCCAGTGCGGATTTTTCAAGACTGCCGAAGCATGCAGTTTCTGGACCTGGGGTACAATCAACTGCAGAGTCTTGCAAGAAACTCCTTTGCTGGCCTCTTCAAATTGACTGAGTTGCATCTTGAGCACAACGAGCTAGTTAAAGTCAACCTAGCCCATTTCCCTCGCCTGATCTCTTTACGTACTTTGTACATGCACAACAATCATGCCACGATTGTTGTCAACACACTGGACTGGACATGGCATTTTTTAGAGAAGATTGACCTGTCAGCCAATGAAATTGAGTACATCGAACCACATGTTTTTGAGAGTGCACCCAACCTTAAGGTGCTGATGCTTGACTCAAATCGACTCACCTTTGTAGATCAGCATATCCTGGACTCATGGTCATCGCTGGAAAGCATTACCTTGGCAGGGAATGATTGGGAGTGCAGTCGCAATGTGTGTGCCTTGGCCTCTTGGCTGAGTGCCTTCAGAGGCCAACGTGACAATGCCCTGCTGTGTTCAAGCCCCGACACTGCACAGGGTGAGGATGTGTTGGATGCTGTCTACGCTTTTCAGTTATGTGAGGATCCACCAATGGAAGCAACAACAGGCCTGTATGCCTCTACAAGGGACCTAGCCctaggaggttctgttttcctgGGCCCGTTTACTCCCAACCCATATGAAGGTGAGGGTAGCGAGGTGATCACCAGTTCCTTCACTGTCACCGTAGGGCATGATGACTTGGAGAGCACCATGCAGATCCACAAGGTGGTAACGGGAACCATGGCACTAATTTTTTCCTTTCTCATACTGGTGCTCATGCTATATGTTGCATGGAAGTGTTTCCCAGCAGGAGTAAGACACGTGAGGCAGTGTTTCAGCAATCAACGGCGTAAACAGAAGCAAAAGCAAAGCATGCAGCAGATGGCTGCAATTTCTGCACCGGAATACTATGTTGACTATAAACCTAACCACATTGAGGGAGCTCTGGTCATCATCAATGAATATGGCTCTTGCACTTGCCAACAGCAACCTTCTCGGGAATGTGAGGTGTGA